From the Longimicrobiales bacterium genome, the window CATTCACGCGGGCACGACCGGCGCCGCCCGCACCGGGCGACCACCATCCGCTCAGGTCACCGGCGAGCACGACGCGATCCTGGTGCAGGTGCAACGCGGCGCCAGCGTCGACGACGCCATGCGTGTCGCCATCGTTCCAGCGCTGCACGCCGGCGTTGGCTTCCCACGAAACGGCGGGCGTTGCCCAGTCACTCACGCCGAGGGAGATGCTCCGCACGCTCTCACGCCGGGGCACAGCAGCGGCGGCGTTCGCTCCGGCATTCGCGAACGTCCATTCACGCGCACGCACATCGACGTGCGTGACCGCGCGCAGACCGAGCACCCGCGGAACGCTCACGCCAAGCTGCAGTGCGCGGCGATTCTCCTGCCAGCTTCCGCCCACTCGCCAGCGCTCGCCCAGCCGCAGCACGTTCGCAGGTTGGACGAGCACCCGCCGCTCTGCCAGCGCACGCACGCCGTGCAGTGCCAGGTCGAACGCGCCGAGCGGAAGCACCGCGTGCTCCAGCACGGCGACGCCGACCTGCGCCGTGTCGCGCGACACGGGCCGGTAATCAACGCGCGCACGCGCGATCGCCGGCAGTGCCCCCACGCGACGACGCGCGTGCTCGAGCGCGCGCCGCGTGACCAGTGTGCCCGGCGCGATGCCGACCGCATCATTCACGATTGCGTGCGGGGTACGGCGCAGGCCGTCGATGCGCGTCAGGTCGTTGACCGGACGGTCGATCCGATTCCACGCGCTCAGCGCTCCATCCTGCTCGCCGCGAACGAACCGGATCGCGCCCAGCAGCTCCCATGCATACGCGTCGCCGGGCGCATGCCGGAGCCGTCGCAGCACCGCGGCGTCCGCCTCGTCGTAGCGCTGCTGCCGGAACCACAACCCTGCACGCTCGCGCGCGACCAGGGTCGGGTCGGCACAGACCCGGGCCGCGTCCTCGAGCGACCGCTCCGCGGCTGCAAGGTCATTCGCCGCTGCGGCCTCCGCCGCCGTCCGCATGTGTGCCCCACACGGGTCGTCACGAGTGACTGGGCCGATCGTGTCGCCCGGGTGGATCGTGTCGCTGCGCGCACGCTCGCGTTCTGCTCCCGCGTTGCTCGC encodes:
- a CDS encoding cysteine peptidase family C39 domain-containing protein, whose amino-acid sequence is MLLSAVLALPHSVSAQQSPGTAAATPLLGMPFVPQSELLCGGAALAMVLRHHGVRGVQAEDFAHLVVDSMSGIRTTDLTAAARERGVDATPFSGTKEIVRALLAAGDPVIALIEDRPGVYHYVVLLAWGDGRVVLHDPAIGPHQVMGEVELMRAWQPTAYWALRTGPRHTAVSAETAHPEAGHVAGVSGRASNAGAERERARSDTIHPGDTIGPVTRDDPCGAHMRTAAEAAAANDLAAAERSLEDAARVCADPTLVARERAGLWFRQQRYDEADAAVLRRLRHAPGDAYAWELLGAIRFVRGEQDGALSAWNRIDRPVNDLTRIDGLRRTPHAIVNDAVGIAPGTLVTRRALEHARRRVGALPAIARARVDYRPVSRDTAQVGVAVLEHAVLPLGAFDLALHGVRALAERRVLVQPANVLRLGERWRVGGSWQENRRALQLGVSVPRVLGLRAVTHVDVRAREWTFANAGANAAAAVPRRESVRSISLGVSDWATPAVSWEANAGVQRWNDGDTHGVVDAGAALHLHQDRVVLAGDLSGWWSPGAGGAGRARVNAALRTSNAAPRQWLLLAGGALTSSTAARGLWNGAGTGPDAWALLRAHPLSDGDGVIRSDWWAPRLASATLEVRQWLTRLGPIDVGVAAFIDGAVAGGGSADAAGRSAARGAVDGGLGLRLRLDGAGVLRFDAAHGLGNRARAFSISLEAGTR